The sequence CAAATATCCTGAAGAAATAGCAGGAATTATTCTTTTAGATTCCTGTCATGAAGATCAAAACAAAATTATGCCCCCATTATTCACTGAAGAAATGAGGTCTATTTATTTTAACCAGTTTTCAATCGAAGGTTCTATAGATGACATTGAAAAAAGCTTTGAACAAATAAGTGAAGTTAAATCATTAGGAGACGTACCTCTTACAGTTGTGAGCGCTGGCCTACAGTCTTATCACACAACGGAATCTTTTGCTGCATGGAATCTATTTCAACGTGATTTAACACGTTTATCAACGAAGAGTAAACATATTATTGTTAAAGATGCAGGACATCTACTGCACGTTGATCAACCTCAGATTATCATAGATATTATTAAAGATGCATTGAAAGAAGTAAAAAAATAAGTCTGGTACAATACTGTGTTTAATTGAATTATGTTAATGAATATCATATACAATCATAGTTAACATAATCACTCTTAACGGAACCCACGCAAAAAGAGAACCCTTATGGGAATAGGGGTTCGAAAGAGGTCTCATTTATGAGTTATGCAGCTTTTTATACATCGTTGATTTGTTAGGCTTTTCATCAGGAGGACCAACATATTCGATGCATAAAAAGCGCACCTTTTATTCATATGCAAAATAAGAAATATATAGTCTTTATGGAAAAATTATGATATTATGTGCTTGCTGTACTATGCATTCTTCAACGAGTGTGAACCACAAAAAGCAACCTCTCTCCAATGCCATGGGATATGAGGTTGCTTTTTATTTACTATTTAGCTAAGCTCAGAGAATGCTGTTTATTTGCTACCTCGATGGTTTGAATATTTCGCCCATCAAGTTCTCTCACAATAAACTCAAAATCATTATACACAAGGACTTCATTTAACTTAACGTCTATTTTCTGAGATAAGATCCATCCACCTATCGTATCGACCTCATTAGTTTCAATGTTCGTTCCCATTAGTGTATTTACGTCTCTTACTAATACTTTCCCATTAAAAACATAGTGATGTTCACCAATTTTTTGCCTATCGAGCACTTCATCAGAATCAAATTCGTCATGGATTTCTCCTACGATTTCTTCTAAAATATCTTCAACGGTTACTAAACCAGCTGTCCCTCCATATTCATCAAGTAAGATTGCTATGTGGATACGTTCCTTTTGCATCTTTCTTAATAGCCTATTGATAGAGTACGATTCAATGACTTGAATCACGGGTTTAACGTAACAGCTAATGAGTTGGTTTCGTAAGGTGTCATCAAATGCAACATCGCTTAAGATTTCTTTTATATTTACCATCCCTATGATTTGATCTTTATCTCCATCGGTTGTTACTGGGTAACGAGTATACTGCTCCAATGCAGCCATTTCTAAAAATGCACCAATCGTGTCATGTTCAGAGATTGTTATCATCTCAGTTCGTGGAATCATGATTTCTTTCGCCAGACGTTCATCAAATTCAAAAATATTGTTTACGTACTTTAGCTCACTATGATTAATAGCACCACTCTTATAGCTCTCAGCTAACAGGAGACGAAGTTCCTCTTCTGAATGGGCCAATTCGTGCTCTGAAGCAGGTTTTAACCCAAACATTCCAACCAGTATTCGTGCAGAACCATTTAAAATCCAGATAAACGGATACATGATTTTATAAAACCAGATGATGGGCGCTGAAAATAACAACGTGACAGCTTCTGCTTTCTGTATTGAAAATGTCTTAGGTGCTAATTCACCTACCACAACATGAAGATAGGTCATCACAATAAAGGCGATACCAAACGATAAAAGGTGTGTAATGGACTCATTTAAGTCAAACTTCATAAAAATGGGACTTAGCATCCTTTCTACCGTAGGTTCACCAAGAACACCTAGCCCCATCGCTGTTACTGTAATACCTAGTTGACAAGCAGATAAATATTCGTCTAAGTGCGTAATGACCTTTTTCGCAGACACAGCACCCTTTTTACCTTCAGCTACAAGTTGATCAATCTTAGAGCTTCGTACTTTTACAATCGCAAATTCTGTGGCTACAAAGAAACCAGTCAATCCAATTAATACTGCTACCAATAACAAGTTAATTATGTCCAATTAGTTATCTTACCTAAGTAAGATTTACACCTCCAATAGATTTAATGACAAATACATTATGTAGAAACATCTAGCTATCTATGCTTCTTTTAAAATGACTCGTTGTAAAGGAACACCACCCATGCTTATCGTCTTTTCAGATAACGTATATTTCTGATGATCAACTAATAAGGTATGAGTATCAATAACTTCACAGGTCGTTCCTTTGTTTTGAAAATGTTTTACGACAGCTTTTTTTAAATCAGTTAGGTTGTAGTATCTCTCTTCAAAATCAATGACAATTTTCTTTTTTCCAAATAAACCAAACATCCAAATTCCCTCCTATATGCTTATACGATTCACATGTATAAAAGTTCCATATATTTTCATATATTCCAATTATATAACATCAAGGTTAACATAAGGGATATTCTGGATGACTTTTATGATTTATTGTTAATTTCGGTATACTTTTAGAGGAGTACATAAATGGAGGCAAAAAATGAATTTGCTAATAGTAGGTGCCATTATTATTTTGACAGTCATTTTCGACTATTTCATTTTTGATTACAACGATAAGAGGTGGGGATGGATAAAAAGTTGCTCTAAACCTGTAAGAGTAGGAGTTATTCGTTGCTACTTACTTATGTCATTTATTATTTATTTTGCTTTAAGCCTTAAATATATCTCTTAAGGTTTAAAGCCTTTTTTATGTATCATTATCCGAATTAATTTACCAGGTTTTTCGTATTAAAAAAAGCAAAGTTCGTAAAAGTATACCTTTACGAACGTATGAAAAATTATCAGAACCAATTGTTTTATATATCCGTAAAAGTTAAAAAACACTTTATGAACGTTCATTGTTTAACATGTACTTTTGCGAACCTTTTTTAAAAACGGATATAAAAATCAGTTAATTGATGATTGGTATTACGATTACTATTAACCATATTAATCATGGATTCAAGACGTTTGTTTTCCATAACATCAAGCCCCAACATATAATCAATAAAAGCGATTTTTGATAGGGTAGCAACCATCAATGTTTCCAAATCATGCTGATCCATTATTTCATTAACGAGCTTATAAAGGTCATCTTTTCTATGTCTCATTACTTTTTCCTCTACAACAACAGACCTGTCTATTTTAAAAATGCTCATTCTTTCATTTCACCTTCTCACACATAATTAGTTATATTAGTATGCTCTTTTTACTGGTAATATATATGTTAGGTTTCTGTATAAGAAGAAAAATACAAATAAGACAATAGTAGATAACTGAATGGTTATTTTGAGGGGACTATTATGATAACTGATGATTTATTGCACTTTTTTCAATATGGCTTAAGTGCCCGAAGATTAATCTTTAGGTATATGAAACTTTATATTTTTATAACTATTGTTTTTATAGGCGCATATTTCATTTTTTGTTTTTACGCTAAAGAACATAATTTAAAGTATAGTATCATAGGATTCTTTCCTGGTAGTGGTGTAGTCCTCTTGTTAGGTGCATTATTTATTAATTACCAAGCAACAAGAGTGCTAAGAAATAAGTATAAATTTAAGGTGAAGCACAGAATTTTCTCAATGTACAGTAAGGATTGGGAATTATTTCAATTAATGATTTTGAAAGTTTATCTTGAAAGAAAACGTATTAATACTAAAGAAGCTATTGAACAACTAAAAGAAGATTTGAAAGAAAGAGCTGAATTTAAAATTAAAACCCAAGTTCCGTTTTATATAGGTTCTTTCATGATATTATTTATTCCTGTTTGGTCTGCAACAAATAATTCAGTATTTAAATCTGCGGGCAACCTAAAAGAATCCTATATTTATTTAATATTTATTGTGTTGGTTATAGTTTTTATTAATTTAACAGTTGGCAGTTTCAAGCAAATTGCTAAAATAGTATTTTTAAACCATCTGGTTAAAACTGAAGAATTGAATTATTTTCTAACGGCTTTAGCATACGAATATTATTTGGTCGAAAATGATTTAAGAGAAAATAATCTGCATATCCCTTATCATTCTAGAGGAACTATCAAGTTTAAATTAATTAAAAATGTATTAGATGATTATTATGAAAGATACCCAGAGCGAATATAAAATATATGATGAAAAGATTAAAAAAGGCAGCCAAATATTTTTGGCTGCCTTTTTAGCAAAATTACACAACTAGAATTATATTTTATCATCTTGAATTACTAATTGCATTTGAAATATATCTGATTCTGTAATTCCTGCCTTATTTAACTCATCTTTAAGGGTCATTCCCTCTTCGATCTTTATTTTCCTTTTAGTGCCGTATCTTAATGTAAAAATTCTCATTTGATACATTAACAAATTTCCCTTTCTAACACACATTTAAATTTTTTTAAAAATCTTCTTAGTTTTAAAGAGTTTGCTTCTCTACTACAACTGGGAGGATAAAAAGTCTTGTTTCCTACCTCTTCCTAAAATATTAACAAAAAGAGGTGATTTTATGAATTTACTTTTACTTAGTTCTGTTATTGGTGTTACTGGCAATGCTCTTTATCATGTGATTCGAATTTATTTTCTTATAAAAAAAGAAAGACAAAACATAAGAGTAAAAGGCTAATCTGCATTCCATTTCTGATAGGGTAGCAATAATCGGGAAAACTTTAGAGTTTTTGTTGAAAGAAGAACATTCGTTCGTATATAATATAGAGAACAAATGTTCTTTAATTTAAGGAGTTCTTTCAATGGATGGTGGGCAGCTACCAAACAGAGTGATTATTTGTATCGACATGAAATCGTTTTTCGCTTCGGTTTCCTCTGTTATACGGGGGTTAGATCCGTTGAAAACAAGACTTGCGGTGATAGGAGATATCAAAAGGTCAGGATCGGTTGTGCTAGCAGCCACACCTTTATTAAAAAAAGAAGGGATCAAAACAGGAAGCCGTCTTTTTGACATTCCTAAAAGGAAAGATATCCATGTGGTGAATCCATCTATGGAGAGATATATCAAGGCTTCGAACTATATTTCGAGTTTGGTGTTACAGTATGTGGCTCCTGAAGACTTTCATGCGTATAGCATTGATGAGTTATTTATTGATGCGACAGCTTCTTTGCATTTATTTGCTCAAACACCAGAAGAACTGGCCCATAAAATCATCAACGAGATTTATCGCAAGACACGGCTGACAGCTACCGCAGGTATCGGTCCGAATCTCTTACTGGCGAAGGTGAGCTTAGATCATGAAGCCAAGAACAGCCCAACAGGAGTTGCCTATTGGCGATATGAGGATATTCCCTTTAAGTTGTGGTCCATTCATCCGATGAAGGATTTCTGGGGGATTTCGTCTGCTACGGAAAGACGCTTAAATCGTTTGGGCATTCACTCCATCAAAGAACTCGCTCTTTCTTCAAAAGAGATGTTACAAAAGGAATTTGGCATACTAGGCGAAGAGTTGCACCAACATGCGAATGGGATTGATTACAGTCGCATTTCTGATGTGTACATTCCTAGCTCTCGTTCCTTTGGAAAGAGTCAGGTTCTATTCCGTGATTATACAAACCGAAAAGAAGTGGAGTTATTGCTGTTGGAGCTATTGGACGATGTCTGTTTTCGCTTACGCATGCACCAAGTGGTGGCTCAAACGATCCATTTATCCATTGGCTACAGCAAACAAACAGGTGGCGGCTTCTCCATACAAAAGAAAATGGGGAGAGCTTCGAACTTAAGCCAAGATATCTTTCCATACTGTTTAACGATTTTACATACGCATGATAGTGGCATGCCGATTCGCTCCATCGGTATTTCCTTATCAAACACTAGCATTCAAGAAGAAGAGCAAATGAGCTTATTTGAGGACATCGATCAGCGTGAAAGAGCCTATGCTCTTGCCAAAACGGTTGATGACATTCGGCTGCGTTATGGAAAGAATAGTGTACTACGTGCGTCTAGTCACCTTCCTTATTCAACAGCTCGTTATCGAAACGGCCTTATGGGTGGCCATAAAGCTTAAGGAGGAAAAAGCGATGGAACATAGAGGAATGAAAGAAACAATAGCATATTATAAGGATGAATATAAAGTATACAAAGATTGTTATTCATCTAGTATCGTTTCTTTGTAAGATAGATAACAATATTAAAAATATGCAGTATCTATAGTATTCACAGAAATAAATATTAGGAGGTGGAGTTAAAGGTTAAAGTAAGGAAAAACCCAACCTTACCATTACAGAAGATTGGGTTTCCTTCTATTTATCAGCAAAACATTTAGTTATGACCAACTATTGGATGTGGTACATATGGCTCTTCAAGAAACGCAATTTCTTCAGGTGTTAGCTTAACCGATAAAGAACCTACTGCATTTTCAAGATGTGATGTTTTCGTAGCACCAATTATAGGAGCTGTTACTGGTTCTTTCTGTAGTAACCAGGCAAGTGCAATGTGTGTACGAGGAATACCATGTTTTTCTGCAATAGATGCTACTCGTTCTACAACCAATCGATCTGCATCCGCAGTCGCATCGTATTTAGATTTTTGGACTTGATCTGTCTCGGAACGATGTGTTGTTACTGACCAGTCACGTGTTAATCTTCCTGATGCAAGAGGGCTATATGGAGTGATACCAATTTTCTCTTCCTTACAAAGAGGTAACATTTCTCGTTCCTCTTCACGGTATATTAGATTTAAATGGTTCTGCATGGACACAAACTTAGTCCAACCATTTTTTTCAGCCACGTGTAATGCCTTTTGGAACTGCCAAGCGTACATGGCAGAAGCACCAATGTATCTTGCTTTTCCAGCTTTCACTACGTCATGTAATGCTTCCATCGTTTCCTCAATAGGGGTATCATAATCCCACCGATGGATGATATAAAGATCTACATAATCAGTTTCTAGTCTCTTAAGACTTTTATCGATTTCACTCATTATTGCTTTTCGGGAAAGACCAGAGCCGTTTGGACCTTTATGCATTTGTCCGTGTACTTTAGTTGCTATGACAACTTCATCACGATTAGCATAATCCTTAAGAGCTCGTCCAAGATATTTCTCACTTGTACCCAGTGAGTATACATTTGCTGTATCAAAAAAATTAATCCCTAAGTCCAGGGCTTTTTTTATAACAAGGCGGGAGTCCTCTTCATTAAGTACCCATTGGTGAAGCCATTTGTTGGCGTCTCCAAAACCCATACATCCAAGACAAAGTCGAGATACATCTAAGCCTGTATTACCAAGTTTTACATACTTCATTTAATTTCCCCCTACTTTTCTAATGAGTCATACACTTTTTTTAAAAAACCTTAACGGTAAGAATTTTTTTCAGAAAGATTTCTTAATTTTCAGAAATAATTTCATTGATACATGCTAATGTGTTAAGTGTTCTCGGAAAGCCCACATATGGTAGACAGTGAGTGATAGCAGTGATTAATGTTTCCTTATCATTGCCCACATTTATGTTACCCTGCACATGTGCTTTCACTTGACCTTCAGCACCGCCTAACGCACTTATAATACAGAGCGTTAATAGCTCTCGTGTTTTCAAATCGAGTCCGTCACGAGTATAGAAATCTCCAAAGCAAAAAGCAGAAAGATATTCCTGCATATGCTTTTGATTTGATGGAGCACTCTCCTGCATTTTTTTTATGACATCTCCAAAAATCTCTACTTGAGTTGCAAGACCCTTTTGAAAGCGATTATCTTCATCTACCGTCTTTTGGCTTTCCATCGGTAAAGCGATATTCTTTGCTTTGAATACCTCATTAACTTCATTGATAGCATTTAACGTTTTCGGAAATCCAATATACGGAGCACATTGGTAAACCGCCTCTTTGATTTCTACAGGTGTTAGCCCAACATTCAATGCTGCACTAACATGTGCTTTTAATTGAGGTAACGTCTGGTTAGTAGCAAGAACCACCAAGGTGATTAACTCACGCTGTTTGTCATCCAGATTACCTTGATAAAAAACTTCACCAAAAATAAAATGGCTCAGAATGTCCTGGAAATCAGGATCAGTGGCATGTGTACTAGGTACTCCTTCACCAAATAGCTGTTTGAATTTTTCTTTGCTCTTTTCGATACGATTCATAAACAAGCCTCCTGATAGAAAAATTTGCATAAGCTCACATTTATATTAGCTACTTTTATTACAATTGATTGGTCGTGAACTTCTTTTAAATCGTTTTTTTCTTAACGTTTTTAATTATGTCATAAATATCAAAAAAGCCTTAACCTATTATTATCAAGTTCTTGCCTAATCCTCTCAAACTCCCTTACTAAATCTATAACTATCAGGTATAATGAACCGAAAATAAAGAAAAGGAGAATAAGTTATGTCTAACAAACCCTATAAACAGCAACATGAACTTGCTAAACTCATTGAACGCCTTTCGAAGCAGGACGGTGTTCACCCTACCATTATTCCATCTTTATTTCTCATCCGTGAATCCATTATTACTGAACCCATTTCTAGAGTTAACGAGCCATCTTTTTGCATTATCCTCCAAGGAGAGAAGGAGGTATTATTGGGAGAGGAACGCTTTTTATACGGTCCTGGTCATTATATTGTGGCATCAGTTGACTTACCAGTTACAGGTCAAGTCATCAAAGCCTCAGCCGAGTCCCCATATTTAGCCTTCAAACTTGAATTTACCTCTAGCCAGGTTTTAGAGGTTTTAAATAGCACAGATATTAAAACTGGGCAGGGAAAGAACGCAAAACGAGCTATGTATGTTAGCAAAATAGAGCCATCTTTGTTGGACGCAGTAGTAAGGTTAGCATCTTTGCTAGACACTCCAAAACATATCCCTGTTCTTGCTCCATTATTTAAAAAAGAAATTCTTTATTGGATTTTGCAAGGTCCACATGGCGAAGCGCTTGAACAAATGGCATTAGAAGGTAGCAATGCCTCTAGAATAAGAGAGGTTATAGATCATATCATCAATAATTATGAAGAGTCTTTTCGTATTGAAGAGCTTGCTGAAATAGCGAATATGAGTGTTTCATCGCTACACCGACATTTTAAAGAGGTAACGGCAATGAGTCCCATTCAGTTTCAAAAACAACTGAGATTGCAGGAAGCGAGGCGCTTGTTATTAGCAGAGTCAACAGATATAGCTCATGTCGCATTCAAGGTGGGATACGAAAGTCAATCGCAATTCAGTCGAGAATATTCCCGAATGTTTGGCTTTCCACCCAGAGTAGATATAAACCGAATGAGAGAAAACTACGTTTAAATGAAGAAGGATTTTAGGTTGTGAAAGGTTGTACCTAAAGTAAAAGGTGCTTTAGTTCAGTAAGAAATAGTAATCGTAAGATTTTCAACAATCTGGTGCTTTAATGGAGTAAGGATTACAAAAAACGATTATCGATATAGACATAGCTACATTGATAAAAACCATTAAAACAAAAGCTTTTTTAAAAGCATGTATTGATAAAATGAAAAAATGGCGTCCATTCGCCACTATGCCAGAGCAATACATAGGATTAAAGGAAATGATAAATAAGCAAGCAGAAGTAACTCAACCAGTTTTAATGGAACAGATGAATTTCACTTTAATTGAAGCCTTACATACAAATAAACAAGTGCACCTTACCTATTATAAGAAAGGACAATGCATAACAGAAACAGGATTCATTCAGTTTGTTGATTCTCTGGGGGATTTATTTATTTTCATTGATGACGTATTTGAGTTGAAGAATAAAATGAGGTTAAGCGAGCTCATCGATGTTCGCTTTGCGTAGTTCCTAAAGAAATCGTGTACAAGAATCATTTATTTGGGTGGAGGTACATTCATGTACAATTTTAGAGTCTACACGTTACGTGACGGTTCAAAGAGAATCATTAAATTAAAAGAAGGTGAATCATTTAAAGAGGAACTCCAAAGAGCAGGTATTCAAGAAACACAAATTTTTCAGATGCAACTAGTGGAAAAACCAGAGTAATTTTAACATACACCTCTTACATAGGTCTAATTGTGGTAGTCTAATAAAAGCCAAATAGAAAAGAGTGATCAACCTGGAAGAAATAAAGGAGCAAGAAATCGATTTTGATAAAGTGTATGACTATGCTGCATTTCCGGATAAAATTAGTGGCCGATGTGATAATTGCAATTCAGCTTACTTCAAAAGTTCCGTAAAAGGTGGCGTTTTCTTACGTGAATGTCGCCAGTGTGGGATGAAGAAGAGTATCTAATCATAAAGAGCTATAAGGAGTATGAGTATGGAACACATAGTTGATATATTAGAAACTAAAAAAAGCTCTCTAAGCAATGAAAATCAAGAGCTGTTAAAGAAATTGATACGAAAAATAAAATCATTTGCTACTACCCCACTCAATCGCAAACATTGTTTACGTATGGCACCATTTGCTGATTCTAAAGAGATAACAGAAGTTGTGATTAATACTATACAACCGTACGAGCTGAAGTTGCTTGGCGACAGTTGCTTTCGTGCCTACGATAGCATTGGTTATCACTATTGCATCGCATTACTTGCTTGCAGAGTTGCATTAAACGAGGTAGATGAATTAGATGTTGTGGCAGTGCTTGAACATGAAGTGGAGAAAGAATTGAAAGAACATCAACTGGTAGCCTCTAGAGGTGGAGAAAATTATCATGTAATGCTTCGTATTTTTAAGTGTTTTAAAAAAGATACAGATAGACTCAACCATTTGCTGATACGCCTACAAAATCACAGGGATTGAGATGCAAAATCATGTCATTCACAAACAACTAGAAGTACGTCAACCTCTTTTTAACAGAAGAGCAAATGAAACAAATCAATTTCACCTTAATTGAATCTTTGCATACAAATAAAAAAATATACCGCGCATATATGTAAAAAAACGAGATGCAAACGATTATGCATCCCGTTATGTGAAGAAGAAAAAACTAGCTTTTAATGCATTATATGATCTTTAAGGAACACCTCATTTAAGCATACATAATTGAAAGTAATCACAAAAAGGACTGCTGTACGGGAGTCTTTTTTTATATTCTTCCCGTGATTTACCTTCTATTAAAAGAAATAGATGGAGAAGAAGCAGCATTCTTATGCGTGAATGGCATGAGAATGCTGCCTTTTTCTGTAGATATAGGTGTGCACCTATACATTTTCTTTTACAATCCCCCCTTTAACCCTTATTATGGTAATAAACTCAAAATAAGGTGGGGGATGAATTTATGAGAGCAAAGATTGAGAAAGCGAACCATGTAGTGATGTTTCAAACAGCTGGTGAGTTTTATGCACACGAAGTGACTCAAGGTCCTAAAGTGGGTTTCTTTGCTTGTCCCTCTTGTGGAGTGAAAGTTTATCATAAACAAGACCATTTCTTTTCACGTGAGCATGCGCGTACGTGTACTTACGTACAAGAGCAACCTAAGACAAAGTTCTAAAAATGTATTCTCCTAGTTTGTAAATTTATCATTGGTCAATTTATACATTTATAGTATAATATGAAAGTTGTACTTATGAGCATATAAAAGGAGAGTCAGCATGAAGGGACTAAGTACGTTGAGAAAGATAGATGCAGTGGGTCGTATAGTAATTCCCATTGAACTAAGAAAAGAACTGAATATAGGTAAAGACGATTCTGTAGAAATTTTATTGGAAGATGATCATATAGAAATAAAAAAATATAAAGAATATGATAAATGTGTGGTTACGGGTGAGGTAACACCTGAGAACCGTAGGTATGCAAATAACATGGTTATCAGTCCGTTAGGCGCAAAAATTTTATTTAACGAAATAAAAGACAAGCAAAAAACCTTTGAATCGTAAATTCAAAGGTTTTTTAAGTCGACCTATTTTTTATTCTGTATACTTTCTAACCAGTTTTGTACAGAAGACCCTAAGCTAGTTGCTCCTACTTTTAATTCATCCATAATATAAGAAATTAAATTGTGTAAACTGTACTCTTCTTTATAAGGGTTATTTTTATTGATGAATTTTAACACCTCTTTTAACTCCTTTACTCTTCCCTGATCCAATTCTTCTTCTAAATGCCGAGTCATGTATTCATCAACAAAATCAGAGTTCCTTATACTCGCTTCAATTAAGAAAGATGCTGCTAATGCTGGAGAGCAATCTAAAGCATAAGCTAAGCGTTTTAGAATATCATACGTTTCTCCATGTCCATCTTTTAAGCGCGTAGAGACACGCTCCTTCTCAATATTCTTGTATAGATGTCTAATTGGCTCTTTGGACATATCTCCCATATATACAGTGCTGCCAAAGCTAAATCCTCTTCTAAAATAATTTGATAGGTAGTCCATTACTTTTGAAGAAGCAAGGCCTGATATACAAATTGATTCAATTACATTTTTTACAGGTGTATTTGTAATATAAGACAATCGATAAACACATTCTTTAAGATCAATTGGAAGTGATGGTTTTACATCTCGTTTTTTGTCACTTCGAATTTTTCTTTTCTTCTCTTCTACTCTCACATAATCACTCCTAAAATCTAAAATTATCTCTAGGACAATGACTTTTTGTACATACCTAAAACATGTATATGGCAGGGGAGGGAGGAGCATGTATATTTTTTTGAGATAGTGGAAAAAACTTATAATAGTAGAACATGAGAGGAGTCTTTTGTATGAAAATGACGAAAGAAGAAGCACAAGAAATCGCAAAAAAAATAAAAGAAAACTCCAACAAGTACGGATTACCTGTGAAAAAAAAGAAAAATGCTAGTGCAACTTAAAAGGGGATATATAAGAAAAGGTCTTCAATTTAATAAAAAATATAAGACTTATATTTTCCTACTATAGTACGCAATAACATTTAGTACGCTGCATAATAAAGATAAGCTAACTCAATTACAAAAAACTTTAAATTAGATGTACTGATAATAAGGAAGTTAAAAAAGGGACTGCCTAACAAATTAATTTGTTAGGCAGTCCCTTTTTTAATTATGATTATTGGTGACGTAATTTATCAATTTCTTCTGGTGTAAGGTGTGTAAATTCAGCGATTGTTTGGGTATCTAAACCCTTTTGAATCATACTTAAGGCCACCTTTAGGATACCTTTCTTTTCGCCTATTTCTTCACCTATTTGTTTTCCTTTTTCTTCTCCAAGTTTCTCAGCTCGTTTTAAAGCTGACTTTTCATCTAATAATGCTTTTCTTCGTGCTTCATATGCTAGTAGCACTTCTGGATCTTGGCTAACACGTTCCCACTCTTCCATCGCTTTCTTTAATACTTGATCTTCTTGCATCGCAATCTCCTCCAATACCTGAGTGAT comes from Priestia megaterium and encodes:
- a CDS encoding Rpn family recombination-promoting nuclease/putative transposase, with translation MLEALHDVYLDLIKWRNREVDPREDQLVRWLLLLEASEDEEITQVLEEIAMQEDQVLKKAMEEWERVSQDPEVLLAYEARRKALLDEKSALKRAEKLGEEKGKQIGEEIGEKKGILKVALSMIQKGLDTQTIAEFTHLTPEEIDKLRHQ